A portion of the Algisphaera agarilytica genome contains these proteins:
- a CDS encoding DUF1622 domain-containing protein: MVFHPDRKPRQPARNRLRMDLGFYLLLSLEILLAADIIETLNAPDLEHIVVLGAIVLIRTVISVSLNWELTQERKQHTSPSSPPLAESVSETR, from the coding sequence CTGGTCTTTCATCCGGATCGAAAGCCACGGCAGCCCGCACGCAATCGGCTCCGCATGGACTTGGGGTTTTACCTGCTTCTTTCTTTGGAAATCCTGCTGGCCGCAGACATCATCGAGACCTTAAATGCCCCGGACCTCGAACACATCGTGGTCCTCGGAGCGATCGTGCTGATCCGGACGGTGATCAGCGTTTCATTGAACTGGGAACTGACCCAGGAGCGTAAGCAGCACACTTCTCCCTCCTCCCCGCCCCTGGCGGAATCCGTAAGCGAGACACGATGA
- a CDS encoding ABC transporter ATP-binding protein, whose translation MSRSSSSRARFADYKIKLRDRRREPKKRDKRGNEIKRTRSFTQLLRAFLGLLRGHRLILAAALTTLTSATLIALVPLYAPKIVVDNVLGGQPVPEGLARWLPGSSGDTPKALLVTLVVFTLILAFVSVVIGLWGRWHATRITKRLQSDVRRRAFEHASRLPLHRVYELKTGGVAGILRDDAGAVGNLVFGMIYNPWRAVIQFLGTLIVLTTIDWKLLLGGLCILPVVWITHRTWIGRIRPMFRDVRRTRQHIDGHATEVFGGMRIVRAFGQQRAESGQFVGGNHMMIRQELNTWWWMRGIDTAWAVIIPVASALLLLYGGLRILDDNAAVEAGTLAPGKALTIGDLVVFLGYLAALLGPIATLAATAASLQNDLAALDRTLDLLEEPREMPSPLDALAVSRDTVHGRVEFDGVSFTYPKAEKPVFADISFTAEPGQTVALVGPSGAGKTTLCNLVARFYDPTVGRVTLDGTDLRDIDVDSYRNLLGVVEQDVFLFDGSVADNIAYAKADATADDIQRAAEQANAHEFIKDMPEGYATLIGERGVKLSGGQRQRLAIARAILADPRILILDEATSNLDTESERLIQASLSDLMQDRTSFVIAHRLSTITHADRILVIAHGQILEQGTHDQLMQAGGTYRGMIEMQLESTPTPTL comes from the coding sequence ATGAGCCGTTCGTCTTCCAGCCGTGCCCGCTTCGCCGATTACAAAATCAAACTGCGCGACCGCCGCAGGGAACCCAAGAAGCGCGACAAACGCGGCAACGAGATCAAACGCACCCGCAGTTTCACCCAACTCCTGCGAGCCTTTCTCGGTTTGCTGCGTGGGCACCGGCTCATCCTCGCCGCGGCGCTGACGACGCTCACCTCCGCCACGCTGATCGCTCTCGTCCCGCTTTACGCGCCGAAGATCGTTGTGGATAACGTGCTCGGCGGGCAGCCCGTTCCCGAGGGCTTGGCCCGTTGGCTGCCCGGCTCGAGCGGCGACACCCCGAAAGCACTGCTGGTCACGCTGGTTGTATTCACTCTGATTCTGGCCTTCGTTTCCGTGGTGATTGGTCTCTGGGGGCGGTGGCACGCCACGCGCATCACCAAGCGGTTGCAGTCGGATGTGCGTCGCCGGGCGTTCGAGCACGCCAGTCGACTCCCGCTGCACCGGGTCTACGAGCTCAAGACCGGCGGGGTCGCGGGCATCCTGCGTGATGACGCCGGGGCGGTGGGCAACCTCGTCTTCGGGATGATCTACAACCCCTGGCGGGCGGTGATCCAGTTCCTGGGCACGCTCATCGTGCTGACCACGATCGATTGGAAGCTGTTGCTCGGCGGGTTATGCATCCTGCCGGTCGTCTGGATCACGCACCGCACCTGGATCGGCCGGATCCGCCCGATGTTCCGCGACGTGCGCAGGACCCGGCAACACATCGACGGCCACGCCACCGAGGTCTTCGGCGGGATGCGCATCGTCCGTGCCTTCGGCCAACAACGGGCCGAGTCGGGCCAGTTCGTCGGCGGCAACCACATGATGATCCGCCAGGAACTCAACACCTGGTGGTGGATGCGCGGCATCGACACGGCGTGGGCGGTGATCATCCCCGTCGCCTCGGCGTTGCTGCTGCTCTACGGCGGGCTGCGCATCCTGGACGACAACGCCGCGGTTGAAGCGGGCACGCTCGCCCCGGGCAAGGCGCTGACCATCGGCGATCTGGTGGTGTTCCTCGGCTACCTCGCGGCGCTGCTCGGGCCTATCGCGACTCTCGCCGCCACGGCCGCCTCGCTGCAGAACGACCTGGCGGCGCTCGACCGCACACTCGACTTGCTCGAGGAGCCGCGCGAGATGCCCTCGCCGCTCGACGCCTTGGCGGTCTCGCGGGACACAGTGCACGGCCGGGTTGAGTTTGATGGCGTGAGCTTCACCTACCCCAAGGCGGAGAAGCCGGTCTTTGCCGACATATCCTTCACCGCCGAGCCCGGGCAGACCGTCGCGCTGGTCGGCCCCAGCGGCGCGGGCAAGACCACGCTCTGCAACCTCGTCGCCCGCTTCTACGACCCGACTGTCGGGCGGGTCACCCTCGACGGCACCGACCTCCGCGATATCGACGTCGACAGCTACCGCAATCTGCTGGGCGTCGTCGAGCAAGACGTGTTCCTCTTCGACGGCAGCGTTGCCGACAACATCGCCTACGCCAAGGCCGATGCCACGGCCGATGACATCCAACGCGCCGCCGAGCAAGCCAACGCCCACGAATTCATCAAGGACATGCCCGAAGGCTACGCCACGCTCATCGGCGAGCGCGGCGTCAAGCTCTCGGGCGGGCAACGCCAACGCCTCGCCATTGCCCGGGCCATCCTCGCCGACCCGCGCATCCTCATCCTCGACGAAGCCACGAGCAACCTCGACACGGAATCCGAACGCCTCATCCAGGCGTCGCTGTCCGATCTCATGCAGGACCGCACGAGTTTTGTCATCGCTCACCGCCTCTCCACCATCACCCACGCCGACCGCATCCTCGTCATCGCCCACGGCCAGATCCTTGAGCAGGGCACCCACGACCAGCTGATGCAAGCGGGGGGCACCTACCGCGGGATGATCGAGATGCAGCTGGAATCCACGCCCACCCCAACGCTTTAA
- a CDS encoding nuclear transport factor 2 family protein produces the protein MSESLLDKTKTILEQLKNGQFVEGMEEFYADNVVNEEPTGATIEGKAALIAHEHEVLANVAAYHGCEVRSVGVGEDDGQGNGVTFAEYKLSVDMKDGSKFNPDQVQVIRWENGKAIHNKFYYNPDF, from the coding sequence ATGAGCGAATCACTACTCGATAAGACGAAGACCATTCTCGAACAATTGAAGAACGGACAATTTGTGGAAGGCATGGAAGAGTTTTATGCCGACAACGTGGTCAACGAAGAGCCCACCGGCGCGACGATTGAGGGCAAAGCCGCGCTCATCGCACACGAACACGAGGTGCTGGCGAACGTCGCGGCCTATCACGGCTGCGAGGTGCGCTCCGTCGGCGTAGGCGAAGACGACGGCCAGGGTAACGGCGTAACTTTCGCCGAGTACAAGCTGTCGGTCGACATGAAAGACGGCAGCAAGTTCAACCCGGATCAAGTCCAGGTGATCCGCTGGGAGAACGGCAAAGCGATCCACAACAAGTTCTACTACAACCCGGATTTCTGA
- a CDS encoding DUF2721 domain-containing protein → MESPIQQLLPPVVIISACGLLCMAQFARYTAIVGRVRQFHREYLNAYAKLQHCAPDERPLLQGICAELEQQAHGVLRLACMIRSALMFLVVAVICMIVTSLLIGLELVWPRVGAGLGLAVFVSGLVMMLVGMGYVFAEVRISLRLVQHEHAELERRAAVGVSYSGMSDSNSEAEA, encoded by the coding sequence ATGGAATCTCCGATTCAACAACTTCTCCCACCGGTGGTGATCATCTCGGCGTGTGGTCTGCTGTGCATGGCGCAATTCGCGCGCTACACGGCGATCGTCGGTCGGGTTCGGCAGTTCCACCGCGAGTACCTCAACGCATACGCCAAGCTCCAGCACTGCGCGCCCGACGAACGCCCGCTGCTGCAAGGCATATGCGCGGAGCTCGAGCAGCAGGCCCACGGCGTGCTCCGCCTCGCCTGCATGATCCGCAGCGCCCTGATGTTTCTCGTCGTCGCGGTCATCTGCATGATTGTCACGTCGCTGCTGATCGGGCTCGAATTGGTCTGGCCACGCGTCGGCGCGGGCTTGGGATTGGCGGTATTCGTGTCGGGCCTGGTGATGATGCTGGTGGGGATGGGGTATGTCTTCGCCGAGGTACGGATCAGCCTCCGTCTGGTTCAGCACGAGCACGCCGAGCTTGAACGGCGGGCCGCGGTTGGGGTGTCGTACTCCGGCATGAGCGATTCGAACTCCGAGGCGGAGGCGTGA